In a single window of the Planctomycetia bacterium genome:
- the mfd gene encoding transcription-repair coupling factor, with protein MLLASTISGDPAFRAICSRLAVDKTPLGANGLWGSAAPVAAALISEKTGRPLLYLTAHPDQADDARDDMETILGRPVELFPAWETLPGEGSAAGEINAQRAGLCSFLLESARGRRREVRPTVIVVPIQALMQPAPSPESLDAHTLTLQTGEAREPEDVAAFLAQRGFERLDQVEEPGDFALRGGILDVFHSPDLDPLRIEFFGDQIESIRQFDVSSQRSSRTMDVARVTLPPSPGAAAPSETTTFLNYLGDDVIVAISEPLEVVETAKLILDRLGNPVGHYPIEAVLRKCGEFAQVQLSRFAVASVGDDQTFRFACESLPTFEPKATDAVTQLLQMAAAEPIEVYCDNDGEVDRLGELTQQVLALAAKEGLAPAKTPKFETQIGLLHTGFRWKVGPGTTQSAASSIVAVPHHEVFRRYTQKRRLRKVSAGRPIETFLDLSDGDYVVHVVHGIARFTGMKTMRKGDSKKSEEFLTLRFADDAVMHVPASQIDLVQKYIGAKAARPQLSKLGGTRWQATKAKVEEAVDELAEDLLRIQAVRESQPGIAFPQDTHWQTEFENAFLYTETPDQVTTLREIKGDMARARPMDRLLCGDVGYGKTELAIRAAFKAVEFGKQVAVLVPTTVLAEQHYRTFSERMAEYPFVVGCLNRFRSAKEQKAIIKAARQGQVDILIGTHRILSKDVGFTDLGLVIVDEEQRFGVEHKERLKHLRATVDVLTLTATPIPRTLHMAMIGLRDISSLSTPPMDRRSITTSVCVWNDEMIRESLVRELNRDGQVYFVHNRVHSIKSIAAKVQSLVPDARIIIGHGQMPGEELEEVMFKFVRRDADILVCTSIIEAGLDIPNANTMFIDRADMFGLADLHQLRGRVGRYKHRAYCYMLLSPSRPLTSTAAKRLKAIEEYSELGSGFRIAMRDLEIRGAGNILGPEQSGNIAAVGYELYCQVLEKSVRRMKGEAVPDRVAVHLELDVEAYIPKSYIASDRQRMECYRRFAACQKPNEVDQLADDLRDAFGAFPEVVDTLLTLAEIKTRAVAWKIKSIIRKEPDLIFTIDGEVRRIEPLFKGASGSIRIPDGYTIHWRLPENYFHGSSLLRILVNLFRRADSSGEGSNRRPPSEPNLPEIVRPESVGTESPKNPARGPARRNQR; from the coding sequence GTGCTTCTTGCGAGCACGATTTCCGGCGATCCTGCATTTAGGGCGATTTGCAGCCGACTGGCGGTCGACAAGACCCCCCTCGGTGCAAACGGCCTGTGGGGATCTGCTGCGCCTGTTGCGGCCGCGCTAATCAGCGAGAAGACCGGTCGTCCGCTTCTGTATCTGACCGCCCATCCCGATCAAGCCGACGATGCCCGAGACGACATGGAGACGATCCTCGGCCGCCCGGTCGAGCTTTTTCCCGCGTGGGAGACACTGCCCGGCGAAGGAAGCGCGGCCGGGGAGATCAACGCGCAGCGCGCCGGTTTGTGCAGTTTCTTGCTGGAAAGCGCGCGCGGTCGGCGGCGCGAGGTGCGGCCGACGGTCATTGTCGTTCCCATCCAGGCGCTGATGCAGCCGGCGCCGTCGCCGGAGAGTCTTGATGCCCACACGTTGACCCTTCAGACGGGCGAGGCGCGCGAACCCGAGGACGTGGCGGCATTCCTTGCACAGCGAGGATTTGAGCGATTGGATCAGGTTGAGGAGCCGGGCGATTTTGCTTTGCGTGGGGGGATTCTCGACGTCTTTCACAGCCCGGACCTGGACCCGCTGCGAATTGAGTTTTTCGGCGATCAAATCGAGTCCATTCGCCAGTTCGACGTGAGCTCGCAGCGATCATCGCGGACGATGGATGTTGCCCGAGTCACGCTGCCGCCGAGCCCGGGGGCGGCGGCCCCGTCCGAGACGACGACGTTTCTGAATTATCTTGGCGACGATGTGATCGTGGCGATCAGCGAGCCGCTGGAGGTTGTGGAGACGGCGAAATTGATTCTTGATCGACTGGGCAATCCGGTCGGTCACTATCCGATTGAGGCGGTGCTGCGAAAATGCGGGGAGTTTGCACAGGTGCAGCTTTCGCGATTCGCCGTTGCGTCGGTGGGCGATGATCAGACGTTTCGATTTGCATGCGAGAGCCTTCCGACGTTTGAGCCGAAGGCGACCGATGCGGTGACGCAGCTTCTGCAGATGGCCGCGGCGGAGCCGATCGAGGTCTATTGCGACAATGACGGCGAGGTCGATCGGCTGGGCGAGTTGACTCAGCAGGTGCTGGCGTTGGCGGCGAAGGAGGGACTGGCTCCCGCGAAGACGCCGAAGTTCGAGACACAGATCGGGCTGCTTCATACGGGGTTTCGCTGGAAGGTGGGACCCGGCACTACGCAATCGGCCGCGAGCAGTATTGTCGCCGTCCCGCATCACGAGGTCTTCCGACGTTACACGCAGAAGCGCCGATTGCGAAAGGTCTCCGCCGGGCGGCCCATTGAGACATTCCTCGACCTGAGCGACGGCGACTATGTCGTGCATGTCGTTCACGGGATCGCCCGATTCACCGGCATGAAGACGATGCGCAAGGGCGACTCGAAGAAGAGCGAGGAGTTCCTGACGCTTCGCTTCGCGGATGACGCGGTGATGCACGTTCCGGCGTCACAGATCGACCTTGTGCAGAAGTACATCGGGGCGAAGGCGGCGAGGCCGCAACTCTCGAAACTCGGCGGCACGAGGTGGCAGGCGACCAAGGCGAAGGTGGAGGAGGCTGTCGATGAACTGGCGGAAGATCTGCTGCGCATCCAGGCGGTTCGTGAGTCGCAGCCGGGCATCGCCTTCCCGCAGGACACGCATTGGCAGACGGAATTTGAAAACGCCTTTCTTTATACGGAGACGCCGGATCAGGTCACGACGCTGCGGGAGATCAAGGGCGACATGGCACGGGCCCGACCGATGGACCGATTGCTGTGCGGCGACGTGGGATACGGCAAGACGGAGCTGGCCATCCGAGCCGCTTTCAAGGCGGTTGAATTCGGCAAGCAGGTCGCGGTACTGGTGCCGACGACGGTGCTGGCCGAGCAGCACTACCGCACGTTCAGCGAGCGCATGGCCGAGTACCCGTTTGTCGTGGGTTGTTTGAACCGCTTCCGATCCGCGAAGGAACAGAAGGCGATCATCAAGGCTGCCCGGCAGGGGCAGGTGGACATCCTGATCGGCACGCATCGCATTTTGTCGAAGGATGTCGGGTTTACCGATCTTGGCCTCGTTATTGTCGATGAGGAGCAGCGATTCGGCGTGGAGCACAAGGAGCGTCTCAAGCATTTGCGTGCGACAGTGGACGTTCTCACGCTGACCGCCACGCCGATTCCGCGCACGCTGCACATGGCGATGATCGGCCTGCGCGATATTTCCAGCCTATCGACGCCGCCGATGGACCGGCGCTCGATCACGACGAGCGTGTGCGTGTGGAACGACGAGATGATTCGCGAGTCGCTTGTCCGCGAACTGAACCGCGACGGGCAGGTGTACTTCGTCCACAACCGGGTCCATTCCATCAAGTCGATCGCGGCGAAGGTCCAATCCCTCGTTCCCGACGCGCGGATCATCATCGGCCACGGACAGATGCCCGGCGAAGAGCTGGAAGAAGTCATGTTCAAGTTCGTCAGGCGCGATGCGGACATTCTGGTGTGTACCTCGATCATCGAGGCGGGATTGGACATTCCCAACGCGAATACAATGTTCATTGATCGCGCCGACATGTTCGGCCTGGCGGACCTTCATCAGCTCCGCGGTCGCGTCGGGCGATACAAGCATCGGGCTTATTGCTACATGCTGCTGTCGCCGAGTCGGCCGCTGACGAGTACCGCGGCCAAGCGGCTCAAGGCTATCGAGGAATACAGCGAGCTTGGCTCCGGGTTTCGCATTGCCATGCGCGATCTGGAGATCCGCGGCGCAGGGAACATCCTGGGGCCTGAGCAATCGGGCAACATCGCCGCGGTGGGCTACGAGCTTTATTGTCAGGTACTTGAAAAGTCGGTGAGGCGAATGAAGGGCGAGGCGGTGCCGGATCGGGTCGCCGTTCACCTTGAGCTGGATGTTGAGGCGTATATTCCGAAGAGCTACATCGCCTCGGATCGTCAGCGCATGGAGTGCTACAGACGATTCGCCGCCTGTCAGAAGCCGAACGAAGTCGATCAACTCGCGGACGATCTTCGGGACGCATTCGGCGCGTTTCCGGAGGTGGTCGATACGCTGCTGACTCTGGCCGAGATCAAGACGCGCGCCGTTGCGTGGAAGATCAAGTCGATCATCCGTAAGGAGCCGGACCTTATCTTTACGATTGACGGCGAGGTGCGAAGGATTGAGCCGCTTTTCAAGGGAGCCTCCGGATCGATTCGGATTCCCGATGGATACACCATTCACTGGCGGCTGCCGGAAAACTATTTTCACGGGTCGAGCCTGCTAAGGATTCTTGTGAATCTGTTTCGGCGGGCGGATTCGAGTGGAGAGGGGTCGAATCGCCGACCGCCATCGGAGCCGAACCTCCCCGAAATCGTCCGGCCTGAATCGGTGGGAACGGAAAGCCCCAAGAACCCCGCAAGGGGGCCCGCACGCCGAAATCAGCGTTAG